The genomic stretch agccctttcCTTCCTCAGGGTCTCCTTTGCCCATAGGCCCCACAATAATTTGTCTTCTGAACCTTGTGGTTTTTGTTTGAGAAGCAGAATGCTACTATAGAACACTGCACTTAAAATCTAGATTCTACTTCTAGCTccattttgtgaccttgggcaggtcagtCTCTCTGGACTTCCATTTCCTGAAGATGACATTATCTGCTTAATTTTATAGGATTGTATTAGGGTCATGGAGGTGAAAATGCTGTCTAAACTCTCATGTTACATCTTAGGAAGGGTAATATTATTGAGACTTTCTGAGCTATTATAAAGGTGCTTAATCCCTTGAGCTCCGGACATTTGTCAGTCACCcagaggattcttttttttttttttttttaagtttattctgagagagcgcGAGACAACACGCACAGGTGTggggcacaggcagagagagggggagagagaatcccaagcagtctttgcATTCTCAGCAcggagtcccacgtggggctcaaattcaatgaaccgtgagatcatgactgagctgaaatcaagagttagacatttaaccgactgagccacccaggctcccctagaggATTCATTTTTATCATACATTTACTGATAATACGCTCTTTGCTAAGCATTATGTTAAatacaaaaatgtgtaaattcattttaaaaaatgaataaattcatttacaaaaataatctcTAACATTAGAAAGCACAAACTCCAATaagggagattttaaaaattaaaaagaaaatgggtgcctggtggctcagttggttaagcatctgacttcagctcgggtcacaatctcacagttcatgaattcgagccccatgtcaggctctgcactggcagtgtggattctgtctccctctctctgcccctcccccttcttgcactctgtctctgtcaaaaataaataaataaaccttttttttttttttttttttttttttttaagtaaaaaggggcacctgggtaggtcagttggttaagcatccgacttaagctcaggtcgtaatctcacagtttgtgagtttgagccccacattaggctgtgtgctgacagcctgcagcctggttcagattctgtgtctccctctctctctctgcccctcccctgctcatgatctgtatctctctctctctctctctctctctctctctctctctctcaaaaataaacatcaatttttttttttttttttttttttttttaaaagacggggtgcttggctggctcagttggaggagcatgtgactcttgatctcagggctgtgagttcaaaccccacattgggtgtagagattacttgataacaaatttttttaaaaacttacaaaataagtaaaaattgaaaagatagaACATGGTTAAATATGATATTGTCTGATCAATGCTTTATAAGAGGCATTAACTGTGGTATGGCATTGGTTTTCCCTAGACCATTAGCAgcaacatcacctgggaacttactagaaatgcaaattcttgggccctaCCCTAGACCTATGGAGTCAGAAACTAAAGGTGACACAGCGATCTGTTTAAGTTTTCCATGTGATTGCTACATGCTAAAGTTTGAGGACCACTGTGCTTTGGGAACAGAGGGAAGAAGTGATCAGACTCTACTGTAATTCTTGTATAATTGTCCTCTCTACTATACAGCAGGGGGAGGGAACCATATTTAGGTTTGTTTTCTATAGCATTTAACACAGTATCTGGTACCGATTTGGGATTCCATGAAAACTTCATTCCATGAAGACCAGTTAGATGCTTATGTCTGGAGTCCAGACACAAGATGATAAGGACAATAATTAGAGCTGTGGccacaggaaaggagagaaggaagagatctAAGAACTATTTCAGGTTATAGAATTCATAGGATATGGTAACTGTGGGtgtagaagtaaaaaaaaaaaaaaaaaaaaggcctagtCCAGGAACACACAGATTTTTAGCTTGAGTAACTGGTGATGTCATTAACACTATAGATTTTAGAAGACAGTAACTTTGGTCTGTGTAGGTTTTGAGGCAATTGGAAATAACAGTCTAGCTCTAAGGTAAGTTTGGGACTAGAGTTAAAGAGTCAACCGTGTCTGCATCAGTTCTCAGTTGAGGCTGAGAATCACCTGGCAGTATTTCAGAACATTTCCAGTGCATAACCCCACtctagaccaattaaatcagaatctctaggggcacctgggtggctcagtcagttaagcatctgacccttgatttcggctcaggtcatgatctcatggtttgtgagttcaagccccgcatcgggctctgcgctgacagtgcagagcctgcttgggattctctctctgcccctcccccgctcgctttctctgtctctcaaaataaataaaaattaaaaaaaaaaaaaaatctctgaggaATGGTGCCCAGgaatcagtactttttaaaaaaccttctaGAGGATGACTCCACTGTGCATTGGGGCTCACTGGTAAAGGTTAAGGAAGTCATGAAGAACCAGAAAGACAGAGGTTTTCAGTCAGAATCTGGAGGGATGCCAACATTTAAGAGTAAATTAGGGAAGAAAGGCAGCAAGGATATGGAGTCTTTTGGTCTTTGGTGCCCTGCTTCTCTATTGTAAGATTCTAGTGTTGGATCCAACATGATTTTTGGGCATGACTATGTTTCCAGTAGAACCTGAATTATCTGCTTCTCCTGTTTCTGGGAATTTGCAGCAATTCCCTTGCCTCACATTTCCCTACCACTAACAAACTGATCTATACAAATAAGATTTTCTAGTAGCctataaatcattcttttttttttttttttttaatgtttatttatttttgagagagagggagacaaagtgtgaacagaggaggagcagaaagagggagacacagaatccgaagcaggctctgagctgtcagcacagagcctgatgtggggctcgaactcacaaactgtgagatcatgacctgagccaaagtcggatgctcaaccaactgaggcacccaggtgccctaatcaTTCTTAATATGAAACAACAGGAGCCTGGGAGAGGATCCCATAGGACACTGGTTCCCAAGTCTATTCACATTTGTAATTTACCCAAAGCTCACATCTTTTCAAGTTCATGTTCAatgtattattgttattttgggCTTTGTGGTATAACATAGCAGCAAAAAATAGGGTTTCCTGCTGGGCAGAAGTAGCTGGTGGTTTCTcttattttgatttcctttttcctctatcCCCCTTCTTCCACTTAACCTCCTTATCTCCAATTGTGTTTGTGACTGACTTTTTACCTGTAGTAAAAGGCCAGGGTGAGCAGGAAGGGGGCCATGTAAACAGTGCCAGGAAGGGAGGGCAGCAGCAGATGCCTCCAGACCTCCTGAGGACCAACTGGTGATGGGTTGAGAGGGAGCAACAAATTACAGATTGGAGCCACAGCTCTCAGGAGCCTGGGGATGGGTAGCTTATAGAAGCCTGATGTCTTTGTGGGAGAACAAAGAGGTGAGTTTGAGTTAGATATGTTTTAAATCCAACAAGAGGAGCTGCATTGCAAGGAATTGGGTGGGCAGGAGAAAACAGATTGAGCTCAATTTTATGGACCCTTAACGATTAATAAAACATAGTTTCTGCCTTCAGAGGCTGTCAGTCTAATGAGGGAGATGtctgtataaataataaaatggcagaatGAAATAACTGCTAAATaggtatacaataaaataaatgattttctctAAAAAGATGAGAAACCTTTTTGGAGAGGTGGCATGTAGGTTTGGCATGAAAAAGATGAGGGAAAATTTCACTCAGAAGGTTGgcaactgggggtgcctgggtggctcagtcagttaagcatctgacttgggctcaggtcatgatctcacagtccgtgggttcaagccccgcgtcagaatctgtgccgacagcttggcgcctggagcctgtttcacattctgtgtctctctgcccctcccctactcgtgctcacttgttctctttctctctatcaaaaataaacattgaaagaaagatTTAAGAAGGTTGGCAACTGGAAGTAGGGGTGGCATTCTAGGCTGAGAAAGCAGCTTGAGTAAAGACTTGGTATCAGCGTGTTCAGGGAGCAATCTGTAAAGTAGTGTGGTTAGAGCATGTGTACATGGCAAATGATGGGTGAAGCTGTTATTTAATGTTCCCATTTGTATCATTAGTGTATCATTGAGCCTCTTCTTTCCCCAAGTAGGCCCAGGGATATCTCAGGCCTCCAGACTTCAGCTGTATCAACCAGTTAATGCGATGGGATGGCTTTTGCAACTAAGGAACATGTAGGAATCACCCCctggtgatttattttttcctactacAAATGACTTATTCCATCTGAAGATTCTGAAATGATCCcttggttgagaatcactgccatAGAGagccactcctttttttttttttttttttttttttttgagttaatttattttgaaagagagaatgtgagcgagGAAGGGttagacagggagaaagagagaatcccaagcaaggctctgcactgttagcccGCAGCAgggtttaaactcacaaaccgtgaggtcatgacctgacccgaaaccaggagtctgatgcttaactcactgagctacccaggcactgtTCTTACAGGACTCTGTCACATCCCTCAGGTGTGCTGTGGtagaaaaaagattgaaaacataACCTTGACCATAAACTTCCCAAGAGCAAGGACTATGTAATTACTTTTTTATATCCCACAAATTCCTGTTTGGGGCCTCTGTAAGTAGGCAGTTAATGCTATATAACCAccatttcacataatttttatagaCACCAGTTGTTTGGCCAGTTGGCTTCTGGCCATCTGTGAAATTCAGAAAGAATGAGCCCAGGTTTCTAACTTTACTGCCTGCCCTTACACAGAATTCTCACCATGGATGGGCTCATTGAGGACATTAAGCGACGGCGGTACTATGAAAAGCCTTGTCGCCGACGACAGAGGGAAAGCTATGAAACCTGCCGGCGGATCTACAACATGGAAATGGCTCGCAAGATCAACTTCTTGATGCGAAAGAATCGGGCAGACCCATGGCAGGGCTGCTGAGGCCTGTGGATTGTAGGCCCAGTATGAAAATCCCTTTCCAGCTGTCTCCTTCCTATCTCAAACctcattttttctccccttttttataataataaactcaATCACATATATGCAAGAAGGCCTGCATATATAGAAGTAATCCCGTAGTTACCAATGGACCCTCTCTTTTATTAAGTGAAGGAGAAACTGAGTCAAAAAGTAGTCTAGGAATAGAATGGTGATTACCAAGGGCTAGTGGGGAGTGGGgaattactgtttaatgggtacagagtttcagatgGGGATGGTGAAAAAGTTCCAGAGACAGACAGTAGTgatacacaacaatgtgaatgtacttaatgcacttaaatggttaaaatggcaaattttgtgtATGTTTAGCTATAATATTTAAGTAGTCTAGGAGAGGTGAGAAGCTTTTCTAAAATATAGCAGAATAGATCTATGATTTTTTTACCCGATTCTTACGAAACCCAAATCAAGACCTTATTATTGGAAAAGCACCTGTTACTCTTCACTGAACTGTCCCTCCCCACCAACTGTTAGATAAAAGGAGAGGAAGCATGTATGTATTTGGAATAAATTTTGCTACTGAAATACCCATCGACCAGACTAGAGTGCCAGAATCCTTGCCCAGAGGAATCCTTAAGATAAATCTAACACTCCTGTGTCTGTCTTTCCCTTAGTTTTTCTAAAGGAGGATAGTGGAGAAGAATTAAAGCAGTAGGTGGATGGTAGAAAAGAGGGAATGGGAGAGTATTAAGAGATTAAGGGCATAGAGCCAGAAATATCTACAGCAGTGATAATCAAAGTGTGGTCTTTGGATCAGCAGTATCAACATCAcccaaaaaattatttgaaatgcaaattctgagaCCTACTTTAGACTTTATGAATTGGAAATTAGGGTTAGAGCCCAGTAATCTAGTTTAACAAGCCctacaggtgattctgatgcctgcTCAAGTTGTAGAACCACTACCCCATACTACTCAAAGTAATTTCCAGGCAGAGATCCCCACCATCACTGCTACTTGTCAACACGCATTCTTGGGTATGTGATCACTGTAGGAAGACTAGCTGCTCTGCTTGTTTCCTTTGGCCTTGGCCCCCTGACAGCCACGCTGCTAGTAAAGAGTTGGTGCCAATCCCTGTAGGAGAAATGCAGTGAGTAGGTGGAGCGACAAGCTCACTTCTCACCCAGGCTCCAGCCCTCAGTCTGGggtttaaaaaggaagtaaactaAGTCCCTGGCTTCTCCAGATTACTAGTGTTCAAACATTGCCCCCTTGTGGTAAAGCAGCATGAAATCACATTTCTCTAGTCTTAATTTTAgtcttctctccctttcacaATTACCATATTTCTTGATTAGGCAGGCCTGCAAGAAGACGTGCTGGAACCACTGTTCCTTGTCTTGCAAGGCTTGATCGTCTTCCCCTCATCAGGCCCATGGTGAATAAAGCATAGAAGTAGCTTAGAGAAGATCTGGTCCTTGCCCTCCAGTAACTTGTGGTTGGAGAAATTCTTTATAGACTGTgttcagttttgttatttttgtacaACTTCATTTTCAAGTTATACGTTGGTACTTCTGAATCCCTTTTCAGTCCCTGAATTTGGTCTTTAATATATGACTTTTGCGTGATTTTGAGCCATGGCATTGTTTCACCTCCTGCCAATTGCTGTTGCTAAAGATTAAAGGCCTGACCTTGGCCAAAATGGAAGGGTATGTTTGTGACAGTAGAGCCAGGCCTGTTACTTGGCAGTGTTCCTCTGAGATTACAGTTGCTTCTGAGCTCCCTCCAAAATATCAAGCGGCGGCTAAGATCTGGAATttccttcatctctaaaattaTCCTCTGCTTGTTCTAGTCATTCATCCTGACCATTGTCTGTGTCCCCCAGAGCAGTGAACAGGGAGGTTTTAGCAGATAGCCCCTTTGAAAGGCCTCATGGAAAAGGGGTaactggctggctggctgcctgAATTCCAGTCGGCTTGTGCTGTTGTGGCAGGGAGAAAGATGTCCTTTCTGTTCTGAGAAGCTACAAGATACCTCATGGTCATACAATAAGTAGAAAATTCCTTAATCATTTGTCCCTGGTGGGTTTAGGAAGGGTGGTTTGGGGTTTACCCAGTTACACAGTGATAGATACAACACCTACTATCGTGATCTTCAGCATCTGTGACATTTCCTAGATGTCCACTGGATTTGCTCTGGCAGGTTGATTCTAATCATACATAATTTAAGAATCATAAAATGTTTAGTGCTCTGGAAACAGGTATCCATTTAAAACTGGGACTCTGTTGTTTAACTCTAACATTGTACTTTAATGCTTTCAGAAGTGTACTAAGTATGAAATGAGAGTTTCCCTATCTGTTGGCTGCAAACATTGAGGAATAGTAACTCACTGAATATTGACAAGGTAAAGTAATAATGGAGTGGTGTGTTCAATGTAAGtaattgaaaggaaaatgttGGAGCTTCCACTGTGTGCCAGTTATCTTACATAAGTAGTTTTTTACTTAGATCTGGATTTGATCATGaccttggcaagttatttaacataaaatctaGTTTtccctgtaaaatgagaataattgaATATACAGGTTTTTGGTGAGAATTTAATGAGATCATGAATTTTAAGTACTCAGCATGGTATCTGGCACatagaactcaataaatgttagcagtAATCCCTCAGTTGTGCCAGACAGAAGCCTGATCATTGATTCCTCCTCCACACTCAACCATTGCTACATCTACTTAATCCCTGTTTTGAGGACTAAGTGCCACAACCCTAGTCCCAGCTACTGTCATAACTCTTCTGAATTACAACAGTCATTTAACCATTTTGCATCAGTGTCACCTGGCCTTCAGTCCCTCCACCCTTAGGTCAGAATGATTCTTCAAAAATGCAGCCTTGATCATTTCACTTTCCTGCTTAAGTAGGTAATTGGTTCCCACTGTTTTcaagataaaatccaaactaCTAGCATGGCATTTAAGGCCCTTCGTGACGGAGTCATGCTTTTCAGATTAGGCACTTGATGCCCTCAAATGCACTTCTGGGATGTcctgttttctctccctgcctaTATAGCAGCTCTCAGTTCTCCGAGATGACTAACCTGATCTCTTTACCaacttttcttctcttgaatTTATCTTTATAAGCTTACTATTGTAATAGTTTATTTCTATACTGTATTGTGATTTATCGCTTATTTGCCTTTCTCCCTCCATTATATTTTCAGTTACGTGGGGgtaactttgttgttgtttttgaacCAGTATATTCCCAGTGCCCCAGTATAATGCCCAGTatttaaatgctcaataaatacatttttttaagatttttcttgagagagagcatgcgaggggcagagggagagaaagactgcAGAGTGTGGAGCCTAGAGTGGGGCTCTagctcacgaactttgagatcatgatctgatccgaagttggacgcttaactgactgagccacccaggcagcccttaaGATTTCAAGCCACACCCAGGGTGAGGCATGAACTtacaagcccaagatcaagagtcgcaggctctaccaaccgagccaggcAGGCACTCCAGCATTCCAAATTCtttatatcctcaccaacacttgttattttctgttttgtttttaaaatttttttgctaGTAGTCCTTCTAATGGGtctgaggtgatacctcattatgggttttttttttttacttgtgggTTTGGATTTGCTTTTCtgtgatgactaatgatgttgaacatcttttcatgtgtttattggccatttgtagatcctctttgcagaaatgtgtattcaagtcctttacccatttttgaatgtttgttttttgtagttgttgagttaaaagagttctttgtatatactCTGGATATTAATCACTTACCAGATATATGACTcctaaatgttttctcccattctgtgggttgtctttctgctctcttgatagtgtcctttgatgcacaaaagttttacattttgatgaagtccgatttatctattttttgttgcATGTGTTTTTGATATCatagccaagaaatcattgccaaattcaaTGTCTTGAAGATTTTccccaatgttttcttctaagagttttatagtttctgtcTGTAactttagatctttgatccattttgtgttgattttttaatatgatgtGAAAAAGGGGCCCAACTTTATTCTGTGCATATGGACACCCAGTTTTTTCTGTACCATTTATTCAACagactgccctttccccattgaatagtcttggcacccttgttaaAAACCCACCAGTCCATATATGTGAGGTTTTTTCTCGACTGTCTATTCTGTCTGTGGGTCTATATGCTGTCCTTATATgtgtccttatgccagtaccacaatAATTGTTTTACACAttatatttaatcctcacaatattcTTTTTACATAGAGATTCCTATTCTCAATCACCTGAAGGAATCACACCTAGTACCTGGGAGACTAAGGATTTGAACCCATCTAATTccaaacattagaaataaaatcagttcCTAGAAAAACATTTCCCTCTGGGGAATTGAACCCAGACTGTTAAAAGCACTCAAACAGAATAAACTTACAACTCTGCAGAGTTGGAATCATTAACCTATTCAGACTTTGAGTGAATATTCTGTGAGACATTGGTATTAGGTGCTGTAGatacaatgaggaaagaaatggacccacaactatatggtcaactaatcttcaacaaagcaagaatgaatatccagtggaaagaagacagtctgttcaacaaatggtggttgggaaaactggacagcaacattcagaagaatgaaactggaccacttttttacaccatacacaaaaataaactcaaaatggatgagagagctaaatgtgagacaggaaaccaccagaatcccaaaggagaacacaggcaacaacctctttgaccttggtcacagcaacttcttactagaaacatctctggaggcaagggaaacaaaagtaaaaatgaactattgggacttcatcaagataaaacatttctgcacagcaaaagaaacaacaaaactaaaaggcaacctatagaatgggggaagatatttacaaatgacacataatgacaaagggttagtatccaaaatctacaaagaatttatcaaacttaacacccaaagaacaatccagtgaagaaatgagcagaagacatgaatagacatttttccaaagaagacatacagatagctaacaggcacatgaaaagatgctcaacatcattcatcatcagggaactacaaaaccacgatgagataccacctcacccatcagaatggctaaaattaacacagaaaacaacagatgttggtgagatgcagggaaaagggaaccctcttacactattgggaatgcaaactggtgcagccagccactctggaaaacagtatggagactcctcaaaaagttgaaaatagaactgccttatgatccagcaattgtgctactaggtatttacccaaaatacagattcgaaggtgTATACGCATgtcgatgtttatagcagcattataaacaatagccaaactatagaaagagcccaaatgtccattgactgatgataaagatgtggtatatacaatggaatattactcagccatcaaaaagaatgcaaa from Panthera leo isolate Ple1 chromosome C1, P.leo_Ple1_pat1.1, whole genome shotgun sequence encodes the following:
- the MRPS21 gene encoding 28S ribosomal protein S21, mitochondrial; this translates as MAKHLKFIARTVMVQEGNVEGAYRTLNRILTMDGLIEDIKRRRYYEKPCRRRQRESYETCRRIYNMEMARKINFLMRKNRADPWQGC